Proteins found in one Methanosarcinales archaeon genomic segment:
- a CDS encoding amino acid-binding protein, which produces MIVSMDLELKDIPGQLVQALIPLSKFGANIMSVIHHHDERTPRGNIPVQVVFQLTNSKLNDIIDKLEEVGVRIASIDKKHLYEEITVILIGHILHSDLGDTIDQIDRTGFAEVVNLSISMPGIDEPSSASLVINAVGLQELREALGILKRVAREKNLLVIEPIEKDYPQVYK; this is translated from the coding sequence ATGATCGTTTCAATGGACCTTGAGCTAAAAGACATACCTGGACAGCTGGTACAGGCACTGATCCCTCTTTCGAAGTTCGGGGCTAATATAATGAGCGTGATACACCATCACGATGAACGTACACCAAGGGGAAATATACCTGTACAGGTCGTATTCCAATTAACTAATAGCAAGCTTAATGATATCATTGATAAACTGGAAGAAGTCGGGGTCCGAATTGCCAGTATTGATAAAAAACATCTTTACGAAGAGATAACGGTAATACTTATTGGCCATATTCTCCACAGTGATCTGGGTGACACTATTGACCAGATCGACAGGACAGGCTTTGCAGAAGTGGTAAACTTATCAATCTCAATGCCCGGTATCGATGAGCCTTCTTCAGCTTCGCTGGTCATAAATGCGGTCGGCCTGCAAGAACTCCGGGAAGCACTTGGTATATTAAAACGAGTTGCCAGGGAAAAAAACCTGTTGGTAATTGAACCCATAGAAAAGGATTATCCACAGGTGTATAAATGA